A stretch of DNA from Fusobacterium mortiferum ATCC 9817:
TTAATGAAGAAGAGATAAGGGAGTATGTACAAAAAGTATTAGAGAAAGAGTATGAGAGTGAAGCTCCTGTATATATGTCTTTACTATTTACAGGAAATGATGAGATACAAGTGATAAATAGAGAGTATAGAGATAAGGATCAACCTACTGATGTAATATCATTTGCTTATCATGAAACGGAGGATTTTGATATAGGACCATATGATACACTTGGAGATATAGTAATCTCTTTAGAAAGAGTAGTAGAGCAAGCAAAAGAGTACAATCACTCTGACAAGAGAGAACTATTTTATGTATTAACCCATGGAATTTTACATCTATTAGGATATGATCACATAGAAGAGGAAGATAAAAAAGAGATGCGTGCTAAGGAAGAGGAGATATTAGGAAGTTTTGGTTACACTAGAGAGATGTGATAGTTGTGAAAGAGAGAAATAAATGGAAAAATATTGGAGTTACAGAAAAATTTAATGTAGCTTTTGAAGGAATATTTGAAACTATTCGTACAGAGAAGCATATGAAATTTCATTGTTTTTGTACAATAGTAATATTTATTTTATCACTATTTTTAGATATTGGAAAATATGAAGCTTTAGCTGTAATTGTAAGTGTATCTCTTATATGGGTAGCTGAGCTTTTCAATACAGCTATTGAAAGTTGTGTGGATATGGTTACAGAAAAATATCATCCTTTGGCAAAAAGAGCTAAAGATATAGCAGCAGGAGCAGTTTTGATAACTGCTCTCAACGCTCTTTTTGTAGGATATATAGTTTTTGAGAAGAAGATAATTTTAAATATGAGAGATATTTTTTCCGTTTTAAAAACTTCATATCAACATACAGTACTTTCAATTTTTATTTTAATTTTGATAACGGTTATTTGTATAAAAGCTATAACAGGAAAAGGGACAGCTTTAAGAGGTGGATTTCCAAGTGGACATAGTGCTCTAGCAACTTCTATCTTAACTTTAATTACCTCTTTAACTGATAACCCTAAAATATTTTTTTTAACACTTATTTTAACAATACTTGTTATTCATTCTAGAATTGAAGGGAAGATACATACATTTTTTGAAACTATGGTAGGGGCTTTTTTAGGTTGGGCAATAACTTATTTGATATTAGTTTTAGTGGAGTTGTAATGGAGGATAGAAAAGATGATTACAGTGAGAGAATATATACTTTTAAGTGTTTTATCCTATTGTAACTTTAGTGAAAACGAGTGTAAAAAGACGCTTAAAGAGATATTTGAAGCTACTAAAAATACCCATATTATAACAGGAACCTTTGATGTTTTATTGCCTCAAAATAGGAAGTTATTTTTAGATTATTTTGGAGATGTATTGGGAGAATGGAAAATATATCATATAGATAATAGAACAGCTCATATACTAGGAAAAAATGCATCAGGATTTTATTCTGTTGTATTTGAAAAAAATGGGGAGTTTGTAATAGCATATAGAGGAAGTGAAAAATTTCCACTGGAAGATGCATACAAAGATTTTATAGAAACAGATTTGGCTATTGGTTTAGGAAAGATACCACTTCAATTTTATGAAGGAGTAGAGGTATATTATAATTTAGTAAATAAGCATAAAATCTTGCCTAAAAATATAAGTTTAACAGGGCACTCTTTAGGTGGAGGAATAGCACAATATGTTGCTCTATCTGTGGATAAAAATTCTCAAACTATTCCTTATACT
This window harbors:
- the ybeY gene encoding rRNA maturation RNase YbeY; amino-acid sequence: MSLEIEGFDDLVNEEEIREYVQKVLEKEYESEAPVYMSLLFTGNDEIQVINREYRDKDQPTDVISFAYHETEDFDIGPYDTLGDIVISLERVVEQAKEYNHSDKRELFYVLTHGILHLLGYDHIEEEDKKEMRAKEEEILGSFGYTREM
- a CDS encoding diacylglycerol kinase; its protein translation is MKERNKWKNIGVTEKFNVAFEGIFETIRTEKHMKFHCFCTIVIFILSLFLDIGKYEALAVIVSVSLIWVAELFNTAIESCVDMVTEKYHPLAKRAKDIAAGAVLITALNALFVGYIVFEKKIILNMRDIFSVLKTSYQHTVLSIFILILITVICIKAITGKGTALRGGFPSGHSALATSILTLITSLTDNPKIFFLTLILTILVIHSRIEGKIHTFFETMVGAFLGWAITYLILVLVEL